In Quercus robur chromosome 11, dhQueRobu3.1, whole genome shotgun sequence, the sequence TCTAATGCTTTGGCACAAAACCCACATGAACTTTTCCTTGTTCTCTCCAGATCCTCCTCTTGTTCAACTCTAGCACGCAGTAGCTTTCAGGAAACAGCCAGTTTATTTGGTAAGTTTTTTActtcaacttaaaaaaaagcagcttttattttgttatagtatttGTTTAACACGGTGTGtgttttattgtatatattatatGGTTGAAAAGGAAGTTGAATTTTGTGTTTGATGGTTTCTTGGAGGGCTTTAATTTTTCAATGTGAAGGGGTAGACCTTCTGGATTATCAAGTGGCTGACCAAACACCTGTCtgagaaaaaagtaactttGACTACTCTTTTGTTCAAACACCACCCTTTTGTCTATGtgttgaattttcaatctttaGCGGCTGTATGTGTTGCTGTGGTCATGAATTTTCTGCTTTAAGAGGAAACACAAGATGGGTTTCAGATTACAGTATTCCTCATGTTTTTGGTGTTGTCCTATAACTGAATTTAACTGTAAAGGCAGCTTCTTCATGCCACGTATCTGATATTTCTGGGTTCTAAGGTTTCAGTTATTGATTCTATTTGTACtttgttgttgatcttgtaGGTTTCTGATTGAACAAGTATTGATTTTTATGGTGTTTTGTTGTTGATGCTGTTATAGTGTATGGTTATTGGTGTGGAGTTTAGGAAAAGATAATTCACAATTGGGAATTTTGGGTTAGAGTGGTTTTTGATGGTGATGAGAATTTGGAGGGTTGTTTGGATGAGATGAGGGATGTTATCGGAGTTGATGAACTTTCTCAGGGCCTGTTTTCGGCCCAGGTCCAATCGATATGTTCATACAGGTTCAGATGCAGGGGGTCGCCAAGAAGGGTTATTGTGGTATAAAGACAGTGGACAGCACTTGAATGGTGACTTCTCTATGGCTGTAGTCCAAGCCAACAATTTGCTTGAGGACCAGAGCCAGATTGAGTCAGGCAGTTTGAGTTTGAATGAGACCGGCCCCTTTGGCACCTTTATTGGGGTCTATGACGGGCACGGGGGGCCTGAGACGTCACGCTATGTCAATAATCACCTGTTTCAACATCTCAAGAGTAAGAGACTCAACTTTGATGGATTATTATGGTCCCAAgtatgtatttttatttgcttACTTTTTTATTCGCTTTGATGAGTGAGTTTGGCCCTTAGGAGAGGGAAAAGGGAGATCCTAATTGGTGATCTCCATTTAATACTCCCTTGCTgcttagaaaattttgttaaataaaatatatgatgGAGGGTAAAATTTTAGATGGCTGAATGGCAAAGAAACAGTAATCAACTTCAAGCTTGGTTGAATTGGAAGGGCTTATTGTGTTAATGTTCTGAAATAAAGGAATGACCTCAAATAACATGCATAGactttttttaggaaaaattggggccacaaagaatgaaaattttaagattcAAATTGAATTTTCTGTTCTTTGTCTACCTCATCCTCCCTGCACCTCCCTTCTTAGCCACTAACTGCGAACACTAGAATTGTGATCTTCAAATTTATGCTATTACTCAAAGTAATTTTATACTTGTGGGTAATATATATTTACAGTAGTGAGTTTGTGCGTTTTAAGATCATCCCTATTCTGATTCTTCTGTTATGATTATTATATGCAGGGTTTGCTGCAGAGCAACAATCGATGTCAGTGGATGTAGTAAGGAAAGCATATCAAGCAACAGAAGATGGGTTCATGTCTCTTGTTACCAAACAATGGCCATTGAAACCACAGATTGCAGCAGTTGGGTCATGCTGTCTTGTTGGTGTTATTTGTAATGGAACCCTCTACATTGCCAACCTTGGTGATTCCCGTGCTGTCCTGGGAAGAGTTATGAAAGCAACAGGGGAGGTTCTAGCCATCCAATTGTCAGCAGAGCACAATGTATGTATAGAGTCTGTCAGACAAGAGTTGCATTCTTTACATCCTGAGGACCCACAGATTGTAGTTTTGAAGCATAATGTATGGCGTGTAAAGGGCCTTATACAGGTAAGTTTCATACAATGTGAAAAATTGGTTCCTAGTACTAGTTTTGTTACTGCTGAAACTAGAAAGGAAAATTTGTGTGTTCCTATTAATTGTCTGTCAATTACAGTTCCTATTTTACAGAGTATTTCCATTTAGTTGATTCTGTGATGCTCAtactcttttttcttgtttcataTTTAAGAGTGCAAAAGTATTTAGTAAAACAAGAGGAGTTTAGAGTTTATCGCAGTGGAAATTCCTCCCCACCCCCCTTCCTCcctctcttctccttttttagtggaaaattgttaaaaattgaagagaatgttagtttcatttatttttcaggATGATTCCATCTTTGATGGGAGCATAGGTCAAGGATGAGGCACCCTTTTCGGTGTGTTAACTCTTGAAGTGGTTTAGAGGAAAGTGGGATATGGTCCTGCCTATGCATCCTTCAAAATCTCTCTACCTTTTTCTTGATTCCTTTTTACTAATTGCTGAGTGAGAACGAACATGattcttaaattttcattttattcttcTGTTTGAAAAGTTATATAAGCAGCACATACTTCAGATGGCGTCAACTCCAAATCATGCTGATCCTGCAATATTACTGATTGAATTTTGATAGAGGCTGAGTTTGGAGGAAGTAAGTTTGAATTTGTAGCAGGAAATCATAGTATTTGGTACAAATATGTTACATCAGCTACCAGTGTGGTGGCTCTTATAGTTTGCTACTACACCTACTTGGAGGTTCTTTTGGGGCAGACTGCCATAGGAGTCATTTAATGTTAGAttcttgaattttgattaaTTGAAGTAGATGCCACTTTACTGGAGACAAGGCCATTAGGGATCTAActtttactcttctttttttaagcaTTGCATTATGTGGTAGCTTTGTGTTTGATGTCTGAAGTTtacatgttataattttttattttataatttagagGTCTCCCCACGTAAACAGTATCCTAAGAGAAAGAGGCACATGTTATCTTTTCACTCCCCACCTGCCTTGTAAATGTATATAATGCAGTCTAATTTCTGAATGCATGTTTCACTGATGTATGGAACTCAACTATATCTGATTGCCAAGTAAGATTGTAATATGATGACGCTACACAAGATTTTGTTTCTTGTGGGTATATGTTGGCTTGTTTGACTTGATGCATCTCCTTTTTTGAGTGCTTTTGTAATTGTCAGAATCTTTCATCTTGCAGATTTCTAGATCTATTGGTGATGTGTATTTAAAAAAGGCTGAGTTCAACAGGGAGCCTTTATATGCTAAGTTTCGCCTTCGTGAACCTTTTAAAAAGCCGATACTAAGCGCTGAACCAACAATTTCTGTGCATCAATTGCAACCCCATGAtcaatttattatatttgcATCTGATGGGCTTTGGGAGCACCTTACCAATCAGGAAGCTGTTGACATGGTTCAAAATCATCCACACAGCGTAAGATATATAATCTCTTAAACACTAAATATTGGTACTTTACTGATCGagattttttcttgtttatttctTACCATTCTTAAGTCTGAAAGTATGGTAGAGCAATAGCTAGTTCAGCCTTGATTTGACTTGGTCTCATGCACTATATctagaaatttgaatttgaattgttcATGTATGAGTATGCTAGTTCTTTTGAGATTGGTGAATGTTTTTCCATTAGGATTTGTAACAATATTTCCTAGAAGAGCCATTGCTTGAATGTGATCATCATTATTATCATCTTCTCCATAGTAATTCGTAGCTGTACAAAACTGAATAATTTGACTATGAGGTTAAAATCTGTAAAGACATTAAATTCAGTTTGGAGTCTTTCAGTCAGTAGTACATTTTTAATCTCCCACCCCCCcgccccctctttttttttccctttctattTAATGAACTAGTTTGTAAAATATAACTTACAATCTGCTACTTTGGGCTGTCCCTCCTGGTGAGAAGAAAGTAATGTCATTTGATTACTGTTATATCATGTTAGGGAGGAGAAGGGATATGTGCAATTTATTGTGATCGATTAGTGTTTGAATCAGTAGCCTATATTTACTCAtgaaagacaaaaaatgatttttatattttttaaaaataaatatattataatagtaTCAAATCTACATCAAATTAGCCTTTGTTTGGGTGCATGATGGATATGGAAAGTGTTCCGATAGGTTTTATATATCATTCAACATAAAAACCCATCCACAACTTACTATGGATGAGCAGTGGAAATGTGTCATTTCCATGGGACATTCAAATGTATTCTACATGTCTACACTTTCCTGACTTTTCTTACTCTAGCCAGGGAAATATTTGCTTGTATCTGCTCCTGTTCTCCATCACAGggttttttatatgtatacGCATGGTGCACTCAATATAATGTACTGTCCAATATACGTCTTAGATTCCACAAAGCACTAACTGAATTTTAGCTGTCATGTTACTGAAATATGTCTGCTTAGTGCTGACTGCTGAATGTAGTACAATCCCATCAAGCAGGATAGACAATTAACTTACACacttattattttccttttcatctttttttaacacatgctttattgaaaatttttaaatttgatccTGGTTACTTGCCACATAAGTGGCAGATTCATGTTATGCAACAAACCTCAGTAGTTAGCGGGCAAAAACAGTAGAGAATTTACTTTTTCCCCTAACTTTATGCAGGGAAGTGCTAGAAGGCTGATAAAAGCTGCTTTGCAAGAAGCAgcaaagaagagagaaatgagaTATTCGGACTTGAAGAAGATAGACCGTGGGGTCCGTCGCCATTTCCACGATGACATTACAGTGATTGTTGTATTTCTTGACTCAAATCTCGTGAGCAGGGCTAGCTCAGTCAAGTCCCCGAGTATATCCGTGAAGGGGGGTGGAATAAACCTGCCTCATAACACACTTGCTCCTCTTACTACGCCAATGGAAGCTGGCAGTACCTAATTAAGCTTTATCTCATATTTGTCTGTTGTATTATTCTCTATGTGAATACCAGGTAGCTTCCAGAAGAGATCAGAGGAGCAGGCCTTCTTCAATTCTTTAGTGTAAACTGTAActtttaactcaaaactaatACTTGCATTTAGCTCTTGTGCCAAAAGTTAAAAGAACTGGAGAAAGAGAACTTAATAGGCGACAGTTATTATAGTTATTTCCTCGGCACAGTTCTTACcctctattaatttttttccccttactCCATtgctttctctccctctttatGTTGGCATCCTTGAGTTTGTAAATTGCATGACTTTGTCACATCAAGTTTTCCTTCCTGTTGCTTGCTTGTTTGCTCTTCTAATTTACTCTAAATTTGCAACGAGAAAAGTTTCAGCTTTAGAGCGATTTGCAGACACAGTTCTGCTACAATACAAGATGGATAAAAGAGTTCCAAACATTGATAGTGGTCAGGTAAATTCAAAATATGCTCATTGATATTGTGAACTCTCCTAATATTACTCTCATCTTATGAAATATATCAAAAGAATTTTACATTTGATGTGactttcttttgaaaaaaaaaagtttcagttTCATTGTTCAGGGTCATCATAGTGCAGTAACCAACAATATTTTGCCGGTAGAAAAAGCACATTGGATTATAAAGACTTAGGTGCCttagtttaatattttttgaatattaaaCAGGAATCACGTTTTGGATGTTTCATTGGTTTGGTTTAATGTTTACACTCATATTTCCAAACTAGTTTTTGGTTCTTCCTCCATGAGATGGTagtgtatttttgaattttgcatTAATAAAAAGCAAGATTTTGTGCTTGGTCAATGAGAAAATCTGTAATTCTTTGAAAGTAAATGGAAAGTAAACCATTGTCTGTATTATCCTTACTATTATCAACTGAAGTGAATTTCTCTATCTGTCAAGCTAGGAGTTACGAGGTTTGGCTTGAGTAAGTACTCAGTACACTGGAAAGGACACATGTCTGAAATTAGCTACGTGTCCATATTGTGGACTGTCTTTTCTGTCTAATGCATTGGATACAAACTTTGCCAAAGATTATGTCGAGTTTCATTCTAATGTGTAGAAGCATTGGATAAAAACTTCGGTAAAGATTATGTTGGGCTTCAGTCTAATGGTGGTGATATCACATACTGAGACTAAGGCAAATGACTTGATTAAAATTTTGGTGGTGATACTATGAGATTTAAGGCAAATGACTCGTGATTAAAAAAGGTTATATTTGGTGGAGAATATTGGATTAgaatttattagttttaaaatcATATGTCCATTCattttgattggatttcatCTTGATTTAGTTACCAAAAGATATAAATGACCCCGGCCTAGATAACATCAACAATTGGTTAGGAAGATTGTGAAATCTATTGTGTTACTaaattttaaaggtaaaaaaagaTGAACAAGGACATAGAAATGAGAGAGAGTAGACAAGTAGTGAGTTACGAGGTAGGAGAAAGGCTGAGTATTCTCTCTCAGTTGTCAGAAGTTCGGTTGGGAGCATATTCTCGCTAACCCACCAAAGACCTTGTTTTTATGCTTGTATTTTATTGCTACTCCTTGTTCTAAACCCCACCTAAATGCACATTCCTCAATGCCTgtgtctctattttctctctgaTCCTCAATTCCACTCTTTAGTACTTCTCTAATTATCAAAGTTCCTGTGTAAATTGggggatttaaaaaaataataatgtttaaTTAAGGTTGCACAAAGCTAATTGCACCCAACTTGTGAAAACATAATTGAATTCCGGGATTTGTTAACGTGTGTTTTTAGgcacatattaataaattattttagaaaaaattatgaaaaaataattaattattttgataatttttttaatttttcataaaaaaattttcaaaattgatagtTAATACATGCCCCTACCGAACCCTTGATGAAATCATGGTTCGAAAGACGATTTCAATTGATGGGGTATAGTTTAACATTTGTCTCACACTATGTGTATTTATTActactttaaaataataataaaaaatctaagaaCGGGTCATATACTCATACTCATATGTtcatatttatcttttttttttttttttttttttgagaaacagttcatatttatcttaattatattatacaGTAGAAGCTTAATAAATGTTTGTATGGACGCTGGAGTGACAAGTTTAGGCTTATATGTTTTCACTTTTGTGTTGTTGGTAACAAAATTGGCCCTATATATGATATTGAGCGAAGATTGTACAATACTATTGCATATAGATTGTCAACAAAGCCTGAGCAACCGTATTAACCATGTTTGCGCTTTCAGGATTCAGATCAAGACAAGCATTCTCTCCATTCTACTAGCTTCAACTCTAGCTTTTCTTGCAAAAATTTGAAGTCTATGTTCTTTTTCATCAACAGATAAATAGGGATTCTAAATATTTTGAGCCTAGGCTGAACTTTTGGCATCCCAGCCTATTAAACTGTTTATTTATATAACTTGATAGTTGCAGTGAGAAGATTTGAacattgatgttttttttttaaatattaaaatgtgtCAACCGGTTATCTACAAGCTAAACCGTTAAAACACTTcactacttttctttttttcatataacGATTCTACATGCCACTTCGGCTTCCCTTGTGCTGGAGAATAATCTTAAATTGTTAAATGGCCTTAAATTcctaattttattgtttagatcttcttaatataaaagaaaagttgtTTATTATATAAGTAATCAGGTGTTCTTTACCCATAAAGGAATATAATTAGAgcctttgtaaaaaaaaaatattgtaaagagTTTGGTGACTTTGGCCCAAATGTCTTTCGACATAGAAAAATGAgaagattcttaaaaaaaaaaatacaagtgtGTTTCAACGATGAGTAGTTTGATATATTTTTAGGGTTGAAAGATAcatatgtatgtgtgtttagtcattgtttatttttgtttgcaTGGGAGACAAGGTGGATGTATTGGGGTTTTGAGATTATGAAATTGTGGTGTGTGTAGTACTGTGGTTCGTGAGagatttgtttatgtttgtgtgaatatcttaaaaaaataagccaatttttttagtttgcTTTGACGGATTCcattccacacacaaaaaataataataataataattaaaaatatccCTCTCCTTTTTTTACCATACTTGGAATAAGCAACAAACAAAGCACATCTAAATGCACTCTTAATGAAGGCTACTATTAGAAAATTTCCGTTTTTGGTGAAATAATAGAAGGATTTCATATTCTagtctttaaaaaaatgttcaacAAGATGCCATAGAAGTTTTGCCCCTTCATGAAATCATTGATTATCTAACACAAGTTGGGTGTTATATAACTTTCAATGCCAAATGAAACCAGTTTCCAATTTGGCTTAaggat encodes:
- the LOC126707530 gene encoding probable protein phosphatase 2C 60; translated protein: MLSELMNFLRACFRPRSNRYVHTGSDAGGRQEGLLWYKDSGQHLNGDFSMAVVQANNLLEDQSQIESGSLSLNETGPFGTFIGVYDGHGGPETSRYVNNHLFQHLKRFAAEQQSMSVDVVRKAYQATEDGFMSLVTKQWPLKPQIAAVGSCCLVGVICNGTLYIANLGDSRAVLGRVMKATGEVLAIQLSAEHNVCIESVRQELHSLHPEDPQIVVLKHNVWRVKGLIQISRSIGDVYLKKAEFNREPLYAKFRLREPFKKPILSAEPTISVHQLQPHDQFIIFASDGLWEHLTNQEAVDMVQNHPHSGSARRLIKAALQEAAKKREMRYSDLKKIDRGVRRHFHDDITVIVVFLDSNLVSRASSVKSPSISVKGGGINLPHNTLAPLTTPMEAGST